A stretch of the Mycobacterium sp. ITM-2016-00317 genome encodes the following:
- a CDS encoding ABC transporter ATP-binding protein: protein MSTLLEIDSLTVSFDGKPAVSEVTLTVAAGETVALVGGSGAGKSTVARAVAGLVTPASGTIRFDGVDLTAARRRRSREARRGMHLVFQDPYAALPPNLRVREIVAEPMVIHRLGDRASRRAAVVAALESVHLTSDHLDRFAHELSGGQRQRVAFARALAARGRLLLADEPASGLDASLRVEVVDLMTELATTQGLAVVHITHDLALAARSCQTIVVMQDGRVVEKGRTADVLGAPAHEYTAALVAAATSSS from the coding sequence ATGAGCACGCTTCTCGAAATCGACTCGCTGACCGTCTCTTTCGACGGCAAGCCGGCCGTGTCCGAGGTGACGCTGACGGTGGCCGCAGGAGAAACCGTGGCTCTGGTCGGTGGGTCCGGAGCCGGCAAGTCCACCGTCGCTCGTGCGGTCGCAGGCCTGGTCACCCCGGCCTCGGGCACCATCCGCTTCGACGGCGTGGACCTGACGGCAGCGCGCCGGCGTCGCAGCCGGGAAGCGCGCCGCGGCATGCACCTGGTGTTCCAGGACCCCTACGCCGCACTCCCTCCGAACCTGCGGGTGCGTGAGATCGTCGCCGAACCGATGGTCATCCACCGTCTCGGCGACCGGGCCTCGCGCCGCGCCGCCGTGGTCGCCGCGCTGGAGAGCGTGCACCTGACGAGCGACCACCTCGACCGCTTCGCCCACGAACTGTCCGGCGGGCAGCGCCAGCGGGTCGCGTTCGCTCGAGCCCTGGCCGCCCGGGGGCGGCTGCTGCTGGCCGACGAACCCGCCAGCGGGCTGGACGCATCGCTGCGTGTGGAGGTCGTGGACCTCATGACCGAGCTCGCCACCACCCAGGGTCTCGCGGTCGTCCACATCACCCACGATCTGGCGCTCGCTGCGCGCAGCTGTCAGACCATCGTCGTCATGCAGGACGGACGGGTCGTCGAGAAAGGCCGCACCGCGGACGTTCTCGGCGCGCCGGCACACGAATACACTGCCGCACTGGTCGCGGCAGCCACCAGTTCCAGTTGA
- a CDS encoding DUF1460 domain-containing protein, translating to MSKAAERARRVPRLVWTVLLCTVLCLTASPAAAHAAPDVSMSPASAQTLASMLAADNTDPAEISARFLGTPYGANTLIGSATEPEQLVVDLERVDCFTYADYVEALKRAHDRDEFLAGLAEVRYKDGVVSFENRRHFFTDWAAAAPAIATDVTASLTDDAVRTPKNLNSKDSGGVYLAGLPVVSRTVTFIPSEAVSAEVVDGLRTGDYLGAYAEDGGLDVTHVGLFVDTPDGPIFRNASSLSRDDAVVDTPLSDYLQTIPGIVVLRPLR from the coding sequence ATGTCGAAGGCGGCCGAACGTGCCCGTCGCGTACCGAGGCTGGTCTGGACGGTCCTGCTCTGCACCGTCCTGTGCCTGACCGCGTCACCCGCCGCCGCGCACGCCGCGCCGGACGTCAGCATGTCCCCAGCCAGTGCACAGACTCTGGCGTCGATGCTGGCCGCGGACAACACCGACCCCGCCGAGATCTCCGCCCGCTTCCTCGGAACCCCATACGGCGCGAACACTCTCATCGGCTCGGCGACCGAGCCCGAGCAGCTCGTCGTCGACCTGGAACGCGTCGACTGCTTCACCTACGCCGATTACGTCGAGGCGCTCAAGCGCGCGCACGACCGTGACGAGTTCCTCGCCGGCCTCGCCGAGGTCCGGTACAAGGACGGCGTGGTTTCCTTCGAGAACCGCAGGCACTTCTTCACCGACTGGGCGGCGGCCGCACCGGCGATCGCGACCGATGTCACCGCGTCCCTGACCGACGACGCCGTGCGCACCCCCAAGAACCTCAACAGCAAGGATTCCGGCGGGGTGTACCTGGCGGGTCTGCCGGTCGTCTCGCGCACCGTCACCTTCATCCCCAGCGAGGCCGTCTCCGCGGAGGTCGTCGACGGCTTGCGCACCGGCGACTACCTCGGCGCCTACGCCGAGGACGGCGGACTGGACGTCACCCACGTCGGCCTCTTCGTCGACACACCGGATGGGCCGATCTTCCGCAACGCGTCGTCGCTGAGCAGGGACGACGCCGTCGTGGACACCCCGCTGTCCGATTACCTGCAGACCATCCCCGGGATCGTGGTGCTGCGCCCGCTCCGGTGA
- a CDS encoding dipeptide/oligopeptide/nickel ABC transporter permease/ATP-binding protein — MKVLGTTTRSQRLALTGAVILGLLLIIAAAAPWLAPYDPGERVTRPFAVPSAAHWLGADDAGHDLLSLLIHSARVSLFVGVVAALVATVVGTVVGVLAGYLRGPVDTVLMRVVDVVLALPVLPLTIVIGVFAGPGLRTQIMVIAAVLWAGLARELRAQVLSLRERDYIQAERAMGAGAFYVLRRHIVPAIFPLVVPQFVLTIKTAILLEASLAFLGLGDISAASWGSMLSMAHERNAFLTDAWLWWVLPPGLAIAVTVLAFALLGNAIEERSRPVLRIRRRRVGPPARPVAPDVEAPLVVDGLTVVYGDHHVGARNVSFTVAAGEVVGLVGESGSGKSTVAAAAMGLLPAAAEITDGRVLVAGQNVATMAGPELRALRGNRIALIPQEALSALNPVRTVGSQLDEAIRAHRSCSRGTARTRTLELLRQVGLRDDHVDAYPHQLSGGMRQRVVIAMALANEPDVLIADEPTSGLDAMREAEVLTLLDDLRIRHSLALLIVTHNLPVIERIARRIAVMKDGAVVEIGATAQIIAAPQHPYTRRLVESAPRLTAVSPGAAR; from the coding sequence GTGAAGGTTCTCGGTACGACCACCCGGTCCCAGCGCCTCGCGCTGACAGGTGCGGTGATTCTCGGCCTGCTGCTGATCATCGCCGCCGCCGCGCCGTGGCTGGCCCCCTACGACCCCGGCGAGCGCGTCACCCGGCCGTTCGCCGTCCCGTCGGCGGCGCACTGGCTCGGTGCCGATGACGCCGGCCACGACCTGCTGTCGCTGCTCATCCACAGCGCTCGCGTCTCCCTGTTCGTGGGTGTGGTCGCAGCCCTGGTGGCCACCGTCGTCGGCACGGTCGTCGGTGTGCTCGCCGGCTACCTGCGCGGCCCGGTGGACACGGTGCTGATGCGCGTGGTGGACGTCGTGCTGGCACTGCCGGTGTTGCCGTTGACCATCGTCATCGGCGTCTTCGCGGGCCCCGGCCTGCGCACCCAGATCATGGTCATCGCCGCGGTGCTGTGGGCGGGCCTGGCCCGCGAGCTGCGCGCCCAGGTGCTGAGCCTGCGGGAACGCGACTACATCCAGGCCGAGCGCGCGATGGGCGCTGGAGCGTTCTACGTGCTGCGGCGCCACATCGTTCCTGCGATCTTCCCGTTGGTGGTCCCACAATTCGTGCTCACCATCAAGACCGCGATCCTGTTGGAGGCGTCTCTGGCGTTCCTCGGTCTCGGCGACATCTCGGCCGCCAGCTGGGGCTCGATGCTGTCGATGGCGCATGAGCGCAACGCCTTCCTCACCGATGCGTGGTTGTGGTGGGTGCTGCCCCCGGGCCTGGCCATCGCCGTCACGGTGCTGGCGTTCGCGTTGCTGGGCAACGCGATTGAAGAGCGTTCGCGACCCGTTCTGCGTATCCGCCGCCGACGGGTCGGTCCCCCGGCCCGGCCTGTCGCCCCCGACGTCGAGGCTCCGCTGGTGGTTGACGGTCTCACCGTCGTGTACGGAGACCATCACGTCGGTGCGCGGAATGTCAGCTTCACCGTCGCCGCCGGCGAGGTTGTGGGACTGGTCGGCGAATCCGGCAGTGGCAAGTCCACCGTTGCCGCCGCGGCCATGGGGCTGCTGCCGGCCGCCGCCGAGATCACCGACGGCCGCGTCCTTGTCGCCGGGCAAAACGTCGCGACCATGGCCGGGCCTGAACTGCGGGCCCTGCGCGGCAACCGGATCGCGCTGATCCCGCAGGAGGCGCTCAGCGCGCTGAACCCGGTGCGCACCGTCGGTTCTCAGCTCGACGAAGCGATCCGGGCGCACCGCTCCTGTAGCCGCGGCACCGCCCGCACGCGGACCTTGGAGCTGCTTCGGCAGGTGGGACTGCGCGATGACCACGTCGATGCCTACCCGCACCAGCTGTCCGGCGGCATGCGCCAGCGCGTGGTCATCGCGATGGCACTGGCCAACGAACCCGATGTGCTGATCGCCGACGAACCCACCAGTGGCCTGGACGCGATGCGGGAGGCCGAGGTCCTCACCCTGCTCGACGACTTGCGTATCCGGCATTCGCTGGCGCTGCTGATCGTCACGCACAACCTGCCGGTGATAGAACGGATCGCTCGTCGCATCGCGGTGATGAAGGACGGCGCCGTCGTCGAGATCGGTGCCACCGCCCAGATCATCGCGGCACCGCAGCATCCGTACACGCGTCGACTCGTCGAGTCCGCTCCTCGGCTCACGGCAGTGTCGCCGGGAGCTGCCCGATGA
- a CDS encoding lytic transglycosylase domain-containing protein has translation MGWGERLVETRPAVILAVLAAVALVGGAVFAVSPTRDAGHGPETAQVAPQPVPPQPPPPPPSTPPSAQPRLAADPVALVDGLVADERALRDPSSSEAVLLAAARRQQVAYRVLGRHPEWDALVRPRVPGPLLEVYDRNIDARRQLTSMSTGRGKPTLPAWRIEPPAPAPELVGYYHESEAASGVAWNYLAAIHLVETAFGRIAGVSTAGAQGPMQFLPSTFASYGAGGDITAERDSIMAAGRFLAAHGFARDRDAALYRYNNSNKYVRAVSQYATLIAADPAAFAGFYRWDVYYNSSAGDVVLPVGYAAAEPIRVEDYLARHPQ, from the coding sequence ATGGGCTGGGGTGAACGCCTCGTGGAGACCCGACCGGCGGTGATCCTGGCGGTTTTGGCTGCTGTCGCGCTTGTCGGCGGCGCGGTGTTCGCGGTCTCGCCGACCCGTGATGCCGGACACGGCCCCGAGACGGCGCAGGTGGCCCCGCAGCCTGTGCCGCCCCAGCCGCCCCCGCCACCGCCCTCCACGCCGCCGAGCGCACAGCCTCGGCTGGCCGCAGACCCGGTCGCGCTGGTTGACGGCCTGGTCGCCGACGAACGCGCGTTGCGGGATCCGTCGTCGTCGGAGGCCGTCCTGCTCGCCGCGGCGCGCCGCCAGCAGGTGGCCTACCGGGTGCTCGGGCGTCATCCGGAATGGGACGCACTGGTGCGACCCCGGGTTCCCGGACCGCTGCTGGAGGTCTACGACCGCAACATCGACGCCCGTAGGCAGCTGACCTCGATGAGTACCGGCCGGGGAAAGCCCACCCTGCCGGCGTGGCGGATCGAGCCGCCGGCGCCGGCACCGGAACTGGTCGGGTACTACCACGAGTCCGAGGCCGCCTCCGGGGTCGCGTGGAACTACCTGGCCGCCATCCACCTGGTCGAGACCGCGTTCGGACGGATCGCCGGGGTCAGCACCGCCGGCGCGCAGGGTCCGATGCAGTTCCTGCCGTCGACGTTCGCGTCCTACGGCGCGGGCGGCGACATCACCGCGGAGCGCGACAGCATCATGGCTGCCGGCCGGTTCCTGGCCGCCCACGGCTTCGCGCGCGACCGCGACGCCGCGCTCTACCGCTACAACAACTCGAACAAGTACGTGCGGGCGGTCAGCCAGTACGCGACGCTGATCGCCGCGGACCCCGCAGCCTTCGCCGGGTTCTACCGGTGGGACGTCTATTACAACTCCAGTGCCGGGGACGTGGTGCTGCCGGTGGGCTACGCGGCGGCCGAGCCGATCCGTGTCGAGGACTATCTGGCCCGGCACCCGCAGTAG
- a CDS encoding ABC transporter permease, translating to MAVARRVGQYALVLWAAVTLNFALPHLAPGDPVVYLYGGADQSLDEESLAQIRAGYGLDRPILEQYLSFWSGLLHGDLGLSVQHNRPVAEVLWDKLPWTVALVGVSTLLAFVIGALLGAWAAWRRGTAKETGAVVTVLALDSMPGFWIGMILIAVFSVSLGWFPSYGAAAITATGGEWLVEVASRMVLPMVTLTVAGIGAFFLMTRAAMIGVLEEPFVRLARAKGLSEFRVAVRHALHNALLPVYTTLTLTVGVMLSGAVVVESVFAYPGLGKLIYDAVTARDYPLLQGAFLLATVGIVAANLLADLTYPLLDPRVRRTERPEAVRR from the coding sequence ATGGCTGTTGCGCGGCGGGTCGGGCAGTACGCCCTGGTGCTGTGGGCGGCGGTGACGCTGAACTTCGCGCTGCCACACCTGGCGCCCGGGGACCCCGTCGTTTATCTGTACGGCGGTGCCGACCAGTCGCTGGACGAGGAGTCGCTGGCCCAGATCCGGGCGGGCTACGGACTGGACCGGCCGATCCTGGAGCAGTACCTCTCATTCTGGTCAGGCCTGCTGCACGGCGATCTCGGCCTGTCCGTGCAGCACAACCGTCCCGTCGCAGAAGTGCTGTGGGACAAGCTGCCGTGGACCGTCGCGCTGGTCGGCGTCTCGACGCTGCTGGCGTTCGTCATCGGTGCGCTGCTGGGGGCGTGGGCGGCATGGCGCCGCGGCACCGCCAAGGAAACCGGCGCCGTCGTCACCGTCCTCGCGCTGGACTCCATGCCGGGATTCTGGATCGGCATGATCCTCATCGCAGTGTTCTCGGTGAGCCTGGGCTGGTTCCCGTCCTACGGCGCGGCGGCCATCACAGCCACCGGCGGGGAGTGGCTCGTCGAAGTCGCGTCCCGCATGGTGCTGCCGATGGTGACGCTGACGGTGGCCGGCATCGGCGCCTTCTTCCTGATGACCCGCGCCGCGATGATCGGGGTGCTCGAGGAACCGTTCGTCCGACTGGCGCGCGCCAAGGGCCTCAGCGAGTTCCGCGTCGCGGTCCGCCATGCGCTGCACAATGCGCTGCTGCCGGTGTACACCACGCTGACGCTGACCGTCGGCGTGATGTTGTCCGGTGCCGTCGTCGTCGAGAGCGTGTTCGCGTATCCGGGGTTGGGCAAGCTCATCTACGACGCGGTCACCGCGCGCGATTATCCGCTGCTGCAGGGCGCGTTTCTGCTGGCGACGGTCGGGATCGTGGCGGCGAACCTGCTGGCCGACCTGACCTATCCACTGTTGGATCCGCGGGTGCGTCGCACCGAGCGCCCGGAAGCGGTGCGCCGGTGA
- a CDS encoding ABC transporter substrate-binding protein — protein sequence MSGSTARPYVLPLVLATALVVAACGSSGSTASGTGTATADTVTVAVSKDSGPLNIFAGQTDQMTELIYDKLLAPSPYVAEPQPWLASEVRQVSATTWDVDLRDDVTWHDGEPFTADDVAFSFHFMHAAPTGRFTHHVNDTPSISTVEATGEHSVRFVCDYACPELGTVTLADLPVLPEHVWSNVDPAKAKEMNELPVGTGPYKLVDYSPTTGYRFEANPEYFAGTPTVGELVMPVISDTSAAFTALRSGQIDAVDRALTPELVDQFTASSDIGVVTVSPLAYPELKLNYTREPFAQHDVRAALNLAVDRDQMLDVVALGQGRPATQGYIHPDAPFADPDASTPYDPQRAAALLDQLGWVDADGDGMRENPAGPTTPFTLIVDGGNAPHVRAAELVAEDFAEAGIAVEIKPLDAGSLADASAKMAYDLYIRTNSPHAVGDSTQFIMSHRSDNLWQHPDLAYPEFDVLYDKWRATETNEARIAAMQEMQKLFNRQPTAIALYYPDEHWGYRADKFTGWIETPGYGIVHKWSFLPAEVVKEANAEAPQD from the coding sequence ATGTCGGGCAGTACCGCGCGTCCCTACGTCCTGCCTCTGGTTCTGGCCACCGCCCTCGTCGTTGCCGCGTGTGGATCGTCCGGCTCCACGGCTTCCGGTACCGGTACCGCCACCGCCGACACGGTCACGGTCGCGGTGTCCAAGGACAGCGGGCCGCTGAATATCTTTGCGGGTCAAACCGATCAGATGACCGAACTGATCTACGACAAGCTGCTGGCGCCGTCGCCGTATGTGGCCGAACCGCAGCCATGGCTGGCCAGCGAGGTCCGCCAGGTCAGCGCCACTACCTGGGACGTCGACCTGCGCGATGACGTGACCTGGCATGACGGCGAGCCATTCACCGCTGACGACGTGGCTTTCAGTTTTCACTTCATGCACGCCGCGCCGACCGGACGCTTCACCCACCACGTCAACGACACCCCGTCGATCTCCACCGTCGAGGCCACCGGCGAGCACTCGGTGCGCTTCGTGTGCGACTACGCGTGCCCCGAACTCGGCACCGTCACTCTCGCCGACCTGCCGGTCCTGCCCGAGCATGTGTGGTCGAACGTCGACCCCGCCAAAGCCAAGGAGATGAACGAGCTTCCCGTCGGCACCGGCCCGTACAAGCTCGTCGACTACAGCCCCACCACCGGCTATCGCTTCGAGGCCAACCCCGAATACTTCGCGGGCACCCCGACCGTCGGGGAACTGGTCATGCCGGTGATCTCCGACACCTCGGCGGCATTCACGGCCCTGCGCTCGGGGCAGATCGACGCCGTCGACCGCGCTCTCACCCCGGAACTCGTCGACCAGTTCACCGCATCCAGCGACATCGGCGTGGTGACCGTGTCACCGCTGGCCTATCCGGAACTCAAACTGAACTACACCCGAGAGCCGTTCGCGCAGCACGACGTCCGCGCCGCGCTGAACCTGGCCGTCGACCGCGACCAGATGCTCGACGTCGTCGCGCTGGGGCAGGGACGGCCCGCCACGCAGGGTTACATCCATCCGGACGCTCCGTTCGCCGATCCGGACGCCTCCACGCCCTACGATCCGCAGCGGGCCGCGGCGCTCCTCGATCAGCTCGGCTGGGTCGACGCCGATGGTGACGGCATGCGGGAGAACCCGGCCGGACCGACCACCCCGTTCACGCTGATCGTCGACGGGGGCAACGCTCCGCACGTGCGTGCCGCGGAGCTGGTGGCCGAGGACTTCGCCGAAGCGGGCATCGCCGTCGAGATCAAACCGCTGGACGCCGGGTCGCTGGCCGATGCCTCGGCGAAGATGGCCTACGACCTGTACATCAGGACCAATTCGCCACACGCCGTAGGTGATTCGACCCAGTTCATCATGTCGCACCGGTCCGACAACCTGTGGCAGCACCCCGATCTCGCCTACCCGGAGTTCGACGTGCTCTACGACAAGTGGCGCGCGACCGAGACCAACGAGGCGCGCATCGCCGCGATGCAGGAGATGCAGAAGCTGTTCAACCGGCAGCCGACGGCGATCGCTCTGTACTACCCCGACGAACACTGGGGCTACCGCGCCGACAAGTTCACCGGCTGGATCGAGACACCCGGCTACGGCATCGTGCACAAGTGGTCGTTCCTGCCGGCGGAAGTGGTCAAGGAGGCCAACGCGGAAGCACCGCAGGACTGA
- a CDS encoding GIY-YIG nuclease family protein, which translates to MAESMSAKRAADAVANFLAAQRYTRDEVFAEPSPVPEQPGVHGWWFRTIPGDIDVSGCEQRDGWTLLYVGITSGPPRPDGKPRVPQDLRKRIRYHFGAGNASADGSTLRKSLGVLLGGELGFALRRIGSGKRQTFAGGEAVLTQWMAENATVSWVLHPEPWHLERKLINALDLPLNFQDNERNAFAPELKRLRKEAAVKAGKMRVLAEWS; encoded by the coding sequence ATGGCTGAGTCGATGTCCGCGAAGCGCGCCGCTGACGCGGTAGCGAATTTTCTTGCTGCTCAGCGGTACACGCGTGACGAGGTGTTCGCCGAACCCAGCCCGGTTCCCGAGCAGCCCGGCGTCCACGGCTGGTGGTTCCGCACCATCCCGGGCGACATCGACGTCTCCGGCTGCGAACAGCGCGACGGCTGGACCCTGCTCTACGTCGGCATCACCTCCGGGCCGCCCCGGCCCGACGGCAAACCGCGGGTACCGCAGGATCTCCGCAAACGCATCCGCTACCACTTCGGGGCGGGCAACGCCAGCGCGGACGGTTCCACGCTGCGCAAATCGCTCGGAGTCCTGCTCGGTGGTGAGCTCGGTTTCGCGTTGCGCCGGATCGGTTCGGGCAAGCGGCAGACGTTCGCCGGCGGCGAAGCCGTGCTGACGCAGTGGATGGCCGAGAACGCCACGGTGTCCTGGGTGCTGCACCCTGAGCCGTGGCACCTGGAGCGCAAGCTGATCAACGCGCTGGATCTGCCGCTGAACTTCCAGGACAACGAACGCAACGCCTTCGCCCCGGAGCTCAAGAGGCTCCGCAAGGAAGCGGCCGTGAAGGCGGGCAAGATGCGCGTGCTCGCGGAGTGGTCGTAG